The Burkholderia ubonensis genome has a window encoding:
- a CDS encoding LysE family translocator: MLFIKSVVIGLSIALPVGPIGMLCIQRSLSRGFQAGFATGLGAACADALYGLLGALGVAGVVTAFPMLTVVLKIGGGAFLMWLAWTIARQGAPAPAARAELPRTTALRDFVTTFGLTLSNPMTILSFVGIFAALGPLAGAHDSGMRATVAMMVGGVFVGSAAWWLCLSGTSAALRTRMPPALMYALARVSAVVIAGFGAIQLIAGVRGVAGA, from the coding sequence ATGCTGTTCATCAAGTCCGTCGTGATCGGGTTGTCGATCGCGCTGCCGGTCGGCCCGATCGGCATGCTGTGCATCCAGCGCAGCCTGAGCCGGGGCTTTCAAGCGGGGTTCGCGACGGGCCTGGGCGCCGCATGCGCCGACGCGCTCTACGGACTGCTCGGCGCGCTCGGTGTGGCCGGCGTCGTCACCGCGTTTCCGATGCTGACCGTCGTGCTGAAGATCGGCGGCGGCGCGTTTCTCATGTGGCTGGCCTGGACCATCGCGCGGCAGGGAGCGCCTGCGCCGGCCGCGCGCGCCGAACTGCCGCGCACGACCGCGCTGCGCGATTTCGTCACGACCTTCGGCCTGACGCTGTCCAACCCGATGACGATCCTGTCGTTCGTCGGAATCTTCGCGGCGCTCGGCCCGCTGGCCGGCGCGCACGACAGCGGAATGCGCGCGACGGTCGCGATGATGGTGGGCGGCGTGTTCGTCGGTTCGGCGGCGTGGTGGCTGTGCCTGAGCGGCACGAGCGCCGCGCTGCGCACCAGGATGCCGCCGGCGCTCATGTACGCACTCGCGCGCGTGTCCGCGGTCGTGATCGCGGGATTTGGCGCGATCCAGCTGATCGCAGGCGTGCGTGGCGTCGCAGGGGCGTGA
- a CDS encoding Lrp/AsnC family transcriptional regulator, whose protein sequence is MDELDWKLIALLQANGRISYTELARQVHLSVPAVTERVKRLESTGVIGGYTARIDPAAAGYPVSALIGITVPQPAKAKFLKLLETIPEVVECHHVTGADSYVMRFVAVSMAHLEQLIERVNLYGETRTSIVMSTPLPARGLARPAVASDFPARR, encoded by the coding sequence ATGGACGAACTCGACTGGAAGCTGATCGCGCTGCTGCAGGCCAACGGCCGCATCAGCTATACGGAACTCGCGCGGCAGGTTCACCTGTCCGTGCCGGCGGTGACGGAGCGCGTGAAGCGTCTCGAGTCGACCGGTGTGATCGGCGGCTACACGGCGCGCATCGATCCGGCCGCCGCCGGCTATCCGGTCAGCGCGCTGATCGGCATCACCGTGCCGCAGCCGGCGAAGGCGAAATTCCTGAAGCTGCTGGAGACGATCCCCGAAGTGGTCGAGTGCCATCACGTGACCGGCGCCGACTCGTACGTGATGCGCTTCGTCGCGGTCAGCATGGCGCATCTCGAACAGTTGATCGAGCGCGTCAATCTGTATGGGGAAACGCGCACGTCGATCGTGATGTCGACGCCGTTGCCGGCGCGCGGGCTCGCGCGGCCGGCCGTCGCGAGCGATTTTCCGGCGAGGCGGTGA
- a CDS encoding DUF2182 domain-containing protein, translating to MIPVDELFGRERVVTLLGMAALVAACWSYLWTGAGMGMSALDMTAVALFPHRLAGGIGRMDPSLATVIVMWWTMMIAMMTPGAAPLILLYRRVLRQSGGRRDGSAWSSACLLAGYLAAWFAFSVAAATLQMLLQPAGLISGLMLWSKSAALSAIVLALAGAYQFSPLKRACLRQCRSPVRFLATHWRPGMWGVFVLGMRHGAYCVGCCWLLMALLFVGGVMNLVWIAALSLIVFVEKNLPGGERIGRALGAVLIGWAIATLLV from the coding sequence ATGATCCCGGTCGACGAGCTATTCGGGCGCGAGCGCGTGGTCACGCTGCTCGGCATGGCCGCGCTCGTCGCCGCCTGCTGGAGCTATCTGTGGACAGGCGCGGGAATGGGCATGTCGGCGCTCGACATGACGGCGGTCGCATTGTTTCCGCATCGACTGGCCGGCGGCATCGGCCGCATGGACCCGTCGTTGGCGACCGTGATCGTCATGTGGTGGACGATGATGATCGCGATGATGACGCCCGGTGCTGCGCCGCTCATCCTGCTGTACCGGCGCGTGCTGCGGCAAAGCGGCGGGCGGCGGGACGGCTCGGCGTGGTCGTCCGCGTGCCTGTTGGCCGGCTATCTCGCCGCGTGGTTCGCGTTCTCGGTCGCAGCGGCGACGCTGCAGATGCTGTTGCAGCCGGCCGGGTTGATCTCCGGCCTGATGCTGTGGTCGAAGAGCGCCGCGCTCTCGGCGATCGTGCTGGCGCTGGCCGGCGCGTATCAGTTCTCGCCGCTCAAGCGCGCGTGCTTGCGGCAATGCCGCTCGCCCGTACGCTTTCTTGCGACCCACTGGCGGCCGGGGATGTGGGGCGTGTTCGTGCTCGGCATGCGTCACGGCGCGTATTGCGTCGGCTGCTGCTGGCTGCTGATGGCGCTTCTGTTCGTCGGCGGCGTGATGAATCTCGTCTGGATCGCCGCGTTGTCGCTCATCGTCTTCGTGGAGAAGAACCTGCCCGGCGGCGAGCGCATCGGCCGCGCGCTCGGGGCGGTGTTGATCGGGTGGGCGATCGCGACGCTGCTGGTGTGA
- a CDS encoding DUF1326 domain-containing protein produces the protein MTPWEIQGTELMNCNCSYGCPCQFSAPPTNGFCEAMGAISIGSGHYGDVRLDGVRIAVVFQWPGPIHEGRGRCQPIVDERASPAQRDAVLKIMTGQDTEPFATMFSVFASTLEHAFDPIFAKIDFDVDVDARRGRIHVEGVFDVVGEPIRNPVTGAEHRARIDLPHGFEYELAEIGSGTSRSRGNIALDLERSYAQFARLHLNNHGVVRHRASA, from the coding sequence ATGACGCCCTGGGAAATTCAAGGCACCGAACTGATGAACTGCAATTGCTCATACGGTTGCCCTTGCCAGTTCAGCGCGCCGCCGACCAACGGCTTTTGCGAAGCGATGGGCGCGATTTCGATCGGCAGCGGTCATTACGGCGACGTGCGGCTCGACGGCGTGCGCATCGCGGTCGTATTTCAGTGGCCGGGGCCGATTCACGAAGGGCGCGGCCGCTGCCAGCCGATCGTCGACGAACGGGCCAGCCCGGCGCAGCGCGACGCCGTTCTGAAAATCATGACGGGGCAGGACACCGAACCGTTCGCCACGATGTTCTCGGTATTCGCGTCGACGCTCGAGCACGCGTTCGATCCGATCTTCGCGAAGATCGACTTCGACGTGGACGTTGACGCCCGACGCGGCCGGATTCATGTCGAAGGCGTTTTCGACGTCGTCGGGGAACCGATCCGCAATCCGGTGACGGGCGCCGAACATCGCGCCCGGATCGACCTGCCGCACGGCTTCGAATACGAACTGGCCGAGATCGGCTCCGGCACCAGCCGTTCGCGCGGAAACATCGCGCTGGACCTCGAGCGCAGCTATGCGCAGTTCGCGCGGCTGCATCTGAACAACCACGGGGTGGTCCGGCATCGCGCCAGCGCATGA
- a CDS encoding MFS transporter, translating to MRLQSALLFLIGTLLTAGGYGATFLLSMRFHEMGGSDLDTGAALAAATVGTFAGLAVVGWCARLLGAARLAALCALCIGAGVAGFALVGRAPYIDLPSGFLVGFGWGAFHLAAPMMLVERIAGAARTEWFFRSATFQMTGVGAAPAFAAYAMRALHWSIDDTLYAVGALCVLGALLLEAFGRLHPRPPAAVRGGRWVRELRAISRTRAAAPIAMIALGTCVFAGLMTFQMSLMPDPHARAGTFFSVYTMAVLTARWLLGRWARHANADTATKSLLAMMLLGALAMFGASAHPSLQSLAAGLLGAGYGLAYPVIQAQALEGCAAEQQHGVLTWFVAAYFVGTFGFPSIGGWVMVHAGKGVLLMLISSCALAALSLAILHDRPVSARPQ from the coding sequence ATGCGCTTGCAAAGTGCGTTGCTGTTTCTCATCGGCACCCTGCTCACCGCGGGCGGCTACGGAGCGACCTTCCTGCTGTCGATGCGGTTTCACGAGATGGGCGGCAGCGATCTCGACACCGGCGCGGCGCTCGCCGCCGCGACCGTCGGCACCTTCGCCGGCCTCGCGGTAGTCGGCTGGTGTGCGCGCCTGCTCGGCGCCGCGCGGCTCGCCGCGCTGTGCGCGCTGTGCATCGGCGCGGGCGTCGCGGGCTTCGCGCTGGTCGGGCGTGCGCCGTACATCGATCTTCCGTCCGGGTTCCTGGTCGGCTTCGGCTGGGGCGCGTTTCACCTCGCCGCACCGATGATGCTGGTCGAGCGGATCGCCGGCGCGGCCCGAACCGAATGGTTCTTTCGGTCGGCGACGTTCCAGATGACCGGCGTCGGCGCAGCGCCGGCTTTCGCGGCATATGCAATGCGCGCACTCCACTGGTCGATCGACGACACGCTCTATGCGGTGGGCGCGCTGTGCGTGCTCGGCGCGCTGCTGCTCGAAGCATTCGGACGCCTGCATCCTCGGCCGCCCGCCGCCGTACGCGGCGGCCGTTGGGTACGCGAACTTCGCGCGATATCGCGCACGCGCGCTGCCGCGCCGATCGCGATGATCGCGCTCGGCACCTGCGTGTTCGCCGGCCTGATGACGTTCCAGATGTCGCTGATGCCGGACCCGCACGCGCGCGCCGGCACATTCTTCAGCGTTTATACGATGGCGGTGTTGACCGCGCGCTGGCTGCTCGGGCGTTGGGCCCGTCACGCAAACGCCGACACCGCGACGAAGAGCCTCCTCGCGATGATGCTGCTCGGTGCGCTCGCGATGTTCGGCGCATCCGCTCACCCGTCGCTCCAGTCGCTCGCCGCGGGGCTGCTCGGCGCGGGATATGGTCTTGCGTATCCGGTGATTCAGGCGCAGGCGCTGGAAGGATGCGCGGCCGAGCAACAGCACGGCGTGCTGACGTGGTTCGTCGCCGCGTACTTCGTCGGCACGTTCGGCTTTCCGTCGATCGGCGGCTGGGTGATGGTTCACGCGGGCAAAGGCGTGTTGCTGATGCTGATCTCGAGCTGCGCGCTCGCCGCGCTGTCGCTCGCGATTCTGCACGACCGGCCGGTCTCGGCGCGCCCGCAGTGA
- a CDS encoding MFS transporter, producing MPDTGKRTAAAGRVATRRGVTLVTLCIAVLVAQVDTAVVNLATRAIGAYFHAGVGALQWVVDSYNLTYAVLLLSGGLLADLYGRRRIFIAGAAVFSVASLLCALAPSVAVLIAARALAGVGAALLLPASLAIVRVVWRGPVERGRALGVWAACNGVAMAIGPTLGGVLIRHFGWRSIFFVVVPLSVAAILLAIRAVPESSDSRGRHFDGGAQVTGALALGSLAYAAIVFRDARIGSTIAGCVAIASFIGFVAIERRHGDAALVPLDLFRAGAFRGAIAATTGMTFGMYGVLFLLPLMWQSTGRLDSTGAGLALLPMALVFVAVSPCSGRLSERIGTRTTTAGGVAVIACGLAAIGASAASPQLLGAEIGLALTGLGMGIATGPLMTVAVGAVDAARSGTASALVNVARMTGATLGIAVLGTLFAVAHGGVAGLRVAMLVGAAVQLAGAAGSAIAVRGVERAA from the coding sequence ATGCCCGATACCGGAAAACGCACCGCTGCTGCCGGCCGCGTTGCCACGCGCCGCGGCGTGACGCTCGTGACCCTGTGCATCGCCGTGCTGGTGGCGCAGGTCGATACGGCCGTCGTCAATCTCGCGACGCGCGCGATCGGCGCGTATTTCCACGCGGGCGTCGGCGCGCTGCAATGGGTCGTCGACAGCTACAACCTCACCTACGCGGTGCTGCTGTTGAGCGGCGGGCTGCTGGCCGACCTTTACGGTCGGCGGCGGATCTTCATCGCGGGCGCGGCGGTGTTTAGCGTCGCGTCGCTGTTGTGCGCGCTCGCACCGTCGGTCGCGGTGCTGATCGCCGCGCGTGCGCTGGCCGGCGTCGGCGCTGCGCTGCTGCTGCCGGCGTCGCTCGCGATCGTTCGCGTCGTGTGGCGCGGTCCGGTGGAGCGCGGCCGCGCGCTGGGCGTATGGGCCGCCTGCAACGGCGTGGCGATGGCGATCGGCCCGACCCTCGGCGGCGTGCTGATCCGACATTTCGGATGGCGCAGCATCTTCTTCGTGGTCGTGCCGCTGAGCGTCGCGGCGATTCTGCTCGCGATTCGCGCCGTGCCCGAGTCGTCGGATTCGCGCGGCCGGCACTTCGACGGCGGCGCGCAAGTGACGGGTGCGCTCGCGCTGGGCTCGCTCGCGTATGCGGCGATCGTGTTTCGCGATGCGCGGATCGGCAGCACGATCGCGGGCTGTGTCGCGATCGCGTCGTTCATCGGCTTCGTCGCGATCGAACGGCGCCACGGCGACGCCGCGCTGGTGCCGCTCGACCTGTTCCGCGCCGGTGCGTTTCGCGGCGCGATCGCCGCGACCACCGGAATGACGTTCGGCATGTACGGCGTACTGTTTCTGCTGCCGTTGATGTGGCAGAGCACCGGCCGCCTCGATTCGACCGGGGCCGGTCTCGCGCTGCTGCCGATGGCGCTGGTGTTCGTCGCCGTGTCGCCGTGCTCGGGGCGCTTGTCGGAACGCATCGGCACACGGACGACGACGGCAGGCGGCGTCGCGGTGATCGCATGCGGGCTCGCGGCGATCGGCGCGTCGGCCGCGTCGCCGCAGCTGCTCGGCGCCGAAATCGGCCTGGCGCTGACAGGGCTCGGGATGGGGATCGCGACAGGCCCGCTGATGACCGTCGCCGTGGGTGCGGTGGACGCGGCGCGCTCGGGCACCGCGAGTGCGCTCGTCAACGTCGCGCGGATGACCGGCGCGACGCTCGGGATCGCGGTGCTCGGCACGCTGTTCGCGGTCGCGCATGGCGGCGTCGCAGGCTTGCGCGTGGCGATGCTGGTCGGCGCCGCGGTGCAGCTTGCGGGCGCGGCCGGATCGGCAATTGCTGTGCGGGGTGTGGAGCGGGCGGCGTGA
- the infA gene encoding translation initiation factor IF-1 — protein MAKEELLELDGIVDEVLPDSKYRVTLENGVVVGAYASGRMRKNHIRILAGDRVTLELSVYDLTKGRINFRHKDANSPRPPRAGQARR, from the coding sequence TTGGCAAAAGAAGAACTGCTGGAATTGGACGGAATCGTGGACGAAGTACTGCCGGACAGCAAGTATCGCGTCACGCTGGAAAATGGCGTGGTGGTCGGCGCATATGCGTCGGGCCGCATGCGCAAGAACCATATCCGCATTCTCGCGGGCGACCGCGTGACGCTGGAGTTGTCGGTCTACGACCTGACGAAGGGGCGCATCAATTTCCGGCACAAGGACGCGAATTCGCCGCGTCCGCCGCGCGCCGGTCAAGCGCGCCGCTAA
- a CDS encoding cold-shock protein — protein sequence MDTGTVKWFNETKGFGFITPDKGGDDLFAHFSEIRGTGFKTLAENQKVSYEVKRGPKGLQASNITPL from the coding sequence ATGGATACCGGTACCGTCAAGTGGTTCAACGAAACCAAGGGTTTTGGCTTCATCACGCCCGACAAGGGCGGCGATGACCTGTTCGCGCACTTTTCCGAGATTCGCGGCACGGGTTTCAAGACCCTCGCCGAAAATCAGAAGGTCAGCTACGAAGTGAAGCGCGGCCCGAAGGGCCTGCAGGCATCGAACATCACGCCGCTGTAA
- a CDS encoding linear amide C-N hydrolase — translation MRRPLRSVLPCIAAAATFAATPVSSPACTRVVYLGADDDVITARSMDWKQDIATNLYILPRGIERSGEAGPNSLKWVARYGSVVATGYDVSTTDGMNEKGLAAELLWLVESKYPAFDRNSKPGLTIAAWAQYVLDNFATVAEAVSALEKEPFTIVTDNVPGEQRLATLHLSMSDATGDSAIVEYIDGRQVIHHGRQYQVMTNSPTFDAQLALNAYWKQIGGTVWLPGTNRAADRFARASFYIDAIPKSEDPGIALASVFSVIRNVSVPYGITTPDEPNISSTRWRTVADHKRMLYFFESALTPNTFWIDLKKVDFAAGAPVKRLDLGKEQRNTFSGEVSAAFRPARPFPFLGLGAAQAR, via the coding sequence ATGCGCCGCCCGCTTCGTTCGGTCTTGCCCTGCATCGCCGCCGCCGCGACGTTCGCCGCCACGCCCGTTTCATCGCCCGCCTGCACGCGGGTCGTGTATCTGGGTGCGGACGACGACGTCATCACGGCCCGCTCGATGGACTGGAAACAGGACATCGCCACGAACCTCTACATCCTGCCGCGCGGCATCGAGCGCAGCGGCGAGGCCGGGCCGAACTCGCTGAAATGGGTGGCCCGATACGGCAGCGTCGTCGCGACGGGCTACGACGTGTCGACCACCGACGGGATGAACGAGAAGGGGCTCGCGGCCGAGTTGCTCTGGCTCGTCGAATCGAAATACCCGGCGTTCGACCGGAATTCCAAACCGGGCCTGACCATTGCGGCATGGGCGCAGTACGTGCTCGACAACTTCGCGACCGTTGCCGAAGCGGTCAGCGCGCTCGAGAAGGAGCCGTTCACGATCGTCACCGACAACGTCCCTGGAGAACAGCGGCTCGCCACCCTGCACCTGTCGATGTCGGACGCCACCGGCGACAGCGCGATCGTCGAGTACATCGACGGCCGGCAGGTCATCCATCACGGCCGGCAGTATCAGGTCATGACGAACTCGCCGACGTTCGATGCGCAGCTCGCGCTGAACGCCTACTGGAAGCAGATCGGCGGCACGGTCTGGTTACCGGGGACCAATCGCGCGGCCGACCGGTTTGCGCGCGCGTCGTTTTACATCGACGCGATACCCAAGAGCGAAGATCCGGGCATCGCACTCGCGAGCGTGTTCAGCGTGATCCGCAACGTGTCGGTCCCGTACGGCATCACGACACCGGACGAGCCGAACATCTCGTCGACGCGGTGGCGCACCGTTGCCGACCACAAGCGCATGCTCTATTTCTTCGAATCGGCGCTGACGCCGAACACCTTCTGGATCGATCTCAAGAAAGTCGACTTCGCCGCCGGTGCGCCGGTCAAGCGCCTCGACCTCGGCAAAGAGCAGCGCAATACGTTCAGTGGGGAGGTTTCCGCCGCGTTCCGTCCGGCCAGGCCGTTTCCGTTTCTCGGGCTCGGCGCCGCGCAGGCGCGCTGA
- a CDS encoding DHA2 family efflux MFS transporter permease subunit has product MSREPSHPALLWIVASAFFMQTLDTTIVNTALPSIAQSLHASPLAMQPVVVVYTLTMAMLTPASGWLADRFGTRRVFSVAILMFSLASVACAASHSLGQLVLARAVQGVGGSMLLPIGRLSVLRGVPGEQYVSALAFVSIGGQLGPIFGPTLGGWLTQAISWHWVFIVNVPVGMLGFVMVQRFLPHDRAARPPRFDFAGCALLSAAMILLSLAVDPPMAAHRAAWAAGLAALGAASALAYLPHARRRVQPLFRLGLFREPNFGAGLLGNLLCRIGSSAVPFMLPLLMQVQLGYTPTRSGLMLLPAAIAGVLAKNRIAPLVKRYGYPAFLVVNTVIIGVTIAGFALVSGQSSPLLEGALLVVFGAANSMQFAAMNSVTLKDLSHADAASGNSLFTMMQMLAMGLGVSIGGALVNLFARQSGAMASGFMLSFVCMGTVTLLSSVVFRRIDAGASPTPAASRPSA; this is encoded by the coding sequence ATGTCCCGCGAACCCTCACACCCCGCCCTGCTCTGGATCGTCGCATCCGCGTTCTTCATGCAGACGCTCGACACGACGATCGTCAACACCGCGCTGCCTTCGATTGCGCAAAGCCTGCACGCGTCGCCGCTCGCGATGCAGCCGGTGGTGGTCGTCTATACGCTGACGATGGCGATGCTCACGCCCGCGTCCGGCTGGCTCGCCGACCGCTTCGGCACGCGCCGCGTGTTCTCGGTCGCGATCCTGATGTTCTCGCTCGCATCGGTCGCCTGCGCCGCGTCGCACTCGCTCGGCCAGCTCGTGCTCGCACGCGCCGTGCAAGGCGTCGGCGGCTCGATGCTGCTGCCGATCGGCAGGCTGTCGGTCCTGCGCGGCGTGCCCGGCGAACAGTACGTGTCGGCGCTCGCGTTCGTGTCGATCGGCGGGCAGCTCGGCCCGATCTTCGGGCCGACGCTGGGCGGCTGGCTCACGCAGGCGATCTCATGGCACTGGGTGTTCATCGTCAACGTACCGGTCGGCATGCTCGGTTTCGTCATGGTGCAGCGCTTTCTGCCGCACGATCGGGCGGCCCGACCGCCGCGCTTCGACTTCGCCGGCTGCGCACTGCTGTCGGCCGCGATGATCCTGCTGTCGCTCGCGGTCGATCCGCCGATGGCCGCACACCGCGCCGCGTGGGCCGCCGGCCTTGCCGCGCTCGGCGCGGCGAGCGCGCTCGCCTATCTGCCGCACGCGCGCCGCCGCGTGCAGCCGCTGTTCCGGCTCGGCCTGTTCCGCGAGCCGAACTTCGGCGCGGGGCTGCTCGGCAACCTGCTGTGCCGGATCGGCTCGAGCGCGGTGCCGTTCATGCTGCCGCTGCTGATGCAGGTGCAGCTCGGCTACACGCCGACGCGTTCGGGCCTGATGCTGCTGCCCGCCGCGATCGCGGGCGTGCTCGCGAAGAACCGGATCGCGCCGCTCGTGAAGCGCTACGGCTACCCGGCGTTCCTCGTCGTCAACACGGTGATCATCGGCGTGACCATCGCCGGGTTCGCGCTCGTGTCCGGCCAGTCGTCGCCGCTGCTGGAAGGCGCGCTGCTCGTCGTGTTCGGCGCGGCCAACTCGATGCAGTTCGCGGCGATGAACAGCGTGACGCTCAAGGATCTGTCGCACGCGGACGCCGCCAGCGGCAACAGCCTGTTCACGATGATGCAGATGCTCGCGATGGGGCTCGGCGTGTCGATCGGCGGCGCGCTCGTGAACCTGTTCGCGCGGCAATCGGGCGCGATGGCGAGCGGTTTCATGCTGTCGTTCGTCTGCATGGGCACGGTTACGCTGCTGTCGTCGGTCGTGTTCCGTCGCATCGACGCCGGCGCGTCGCCGACGCCCGCCGCATCGCGGCCGTCCGCGTGA
- a CDS encoding purple acid phosphatase family protein — MSNQDTFTAESNESNASNEPAASVSRRGFLKLAGVSGLATAAGGLGAARAAAATPDGTPEQIHLTWGDDPASEVVISWASLAPAVNPRARISADGEHPRVVHGVQRLYTDGLNGETVFTYHARVHGLKPGTRYQYVLTADNDGNAAQPFTASFTTAPRGRAPFRFTSYGDLATPNGAWVLSSPQSRYAVQAVEQFQPLFHLLNGDLCYANLNPAHQPEVWRDFGNNNQTSAANRPWMPCPGNHEVEFNNGPQGFDSYLARYELPGNGTHFPGRWYSFRVSSVLFISLDADDVVYQDAGAFVAGPNPLAPAASTGHPPIEPGTSFYIRGYSRGEQTRWLERTLHHASKDDGIDWIVVQMHQDALSSSKTGNGSDKGIREAWLPLFDRYGVDLVLCGHDHDYERSYPVRGCNHRAGIDAATGEVVDTLQPRPVVAADPARATFDTSHGTIHLILGGGGTSAPLDVYGENPATGFAQAKVFTRPNRPVPGAAPNTFVRKPADALEDAIWSARRDTGTGYGIAVFDHDPGTPGGDTTITMRYYHAPGADQQPTAQYELFETIVMSKKRREH; from the coding sequence ATGTCGAACCAGGACACCTTCACCGCCGAGTCGAACGAATCGAACGCGTCGAACGAGCCGGCCGCTTCCGTGTCGCGCCGCGGCTTCCTGAAACTCGCCGGCGTGTCCGGCCTCGCGACCGCGGCGGGCGGCCTCGGCGCTGCACGCGCGGCCGCCGCGACGCCGGACGGCACGCCCGAGCAGATCCACCTGACGTGGGGCGACGACCCGGCATCGGAAGTCGTGATCTCGTGGGCGTCGCTCGCGCCGGCGGTCAATCCGCGCGCGCGGATCAGCGCCGACGGCGAGCATCCGCGCGTCGTGCACGGCGTGCAGCGCCTGTATACGGACGGCCTCAACGGCGAGACGGTGTTCACCTATCACGCGCGCGTGCACGGCCTCAAGCCGGGCACCCGCTACCAGTACGTGCTCACGGCCGACAACGACGGCAACGCCGCGCAGCCGTTCACCGCGAGCTTCACGACCGCGCCGCGCGGCCGCGCGCCGTTCCGCTTCACGAGCTACGGCGATCTCGCGACGCCGAACGGCGCATGGGTGCTGTCGTCGCCGCAAAGCCGCTACGCGGTGCAGGCGGTCGAGCAATTCCAGCCGCTGTTCCACCTGCTGAACGGCGACCTGTGCTACGCGAACCTGAACCCGGCGCACCAGCCCGAGGTGTGGCGCGACTTCGGCAACAACAACCAGACGTCGGCCGCGAATCGCCCGTGGATGCCGTGCCCCGGCAACCACGAAGTCGAGTTCAACAACGGCCCGCAAGGCTTCGATTCGTATCTCGCGCGCTACGAGCTGCCCGGGAACGGCACGCACTTTCCGGGCCGCTGGTACAGCTTCCGCGTGAGCTCGGTGCTGTTCATCTCGCTCGACGCGGACGACGTGGTCTACCAGGACGCGGGCGCGTTCGTCGCCGGCCCGAACCCGCTCGCGCCCGCGGCGAGCACCGGCCATCCGCCGATCGAGCCGGGCACGTCGTTCTACATCCGCGGCTACAGCCGCGGCGAGCAGACCCGCTGGCTCGAACGCACGCTGCACCACGCGTCGAAGGACGACGGCATCGACTGGATCGTCGTGCAGATGCACCAGGACGCGCTGAGCTCGTCGAAGACCGGCAACGGCTCGGACAAGGGCATCCGCGAAGCGTGGCTGCCGCTGTTCGACCGCTACGGCGTCGATCTCGTGCTATGCGGCCACGATCACGACTACGAGCGCAGCTACCCGGTGCGCGGCTGCAATCACCGCGCGGGCATCGACGCCGCGACGGGCGAAGTGGTCGACACGCTGCAGCCGCGTCCGGTCGTGGCGGCCGATCCGGCGCGCGCGACGTTCGACACGAGCCACGGGACGATCCACCTGATCCTCGGCGGCGGCGGCACCAGCGCGCCGCTCGACGTGTACGGCGAAAACCCCGCGACGGGCTTCGCGCAGGCGAAGGTGTTCACCAGGCCGAACCGGCCGGTGCCGGGCGCGGCGCCGAACACGTTCGTGCGCAAGCCGGCCGACGCGCTCGAGGACGCGATCTGGTCCGCGCGCCGCGATACGGGCACCGGCTACGGGATCGCGGTGTTCGACCACGATCCGGGCACGCCGGGCGGCGACACGACGATCACGATGCGCTACTACCATGCGCCGGGCGCGGACCAGCAGCCGACCGCGCAGTACGAGCTGTTCGAGACGATCGTGATGAGCAAGAAGCGCCGCGAGCATTGA
- a CDS encoding LysE family translocator, with protein MPTLPTLIAFGLVSLGMALTPGPNMLYLISRSICQGRRAGLVSLGGVALGFVFYMFCAAFGITALLLTVPYAYDALRFCGAAYLLYLAWQALRPGGRSAFEVRQLPHDSGARLFAMGFVTNLANPKIAVMYLSLLPQFISPAYGSVLAQSLALGCVQITVSVSINALIACMAGSIAGFLAGRPLWARTQRWLMGTVLAGLAVRIAVESRN; from the coding sequence GTGCCGACGCTGCCCACCCTGATTGCGTTTGGACTCGTATCGCTCGGCATGGCGCTCACGCCCGGCCCGAACATGCTGTACCTCATCTCGCGCTCGATCTGCCAGGGCCGCCGCGCCGGGCTCGTGTCGCTCGGCGGCGTCGCGCTGGGCTTCGTGTTCTACATGTTCTGCGCGGCATTCGGCATCACCGCGCTGTTGCTGACGGTGCCGTACGCGTATGACGCGCTGCGTTTCTGCGGCGCCGCATACCTGCTGTATCTCGCGTGGCAGGCGCTGCGGCCCGGCGGTCGCTCCGCGTTCGAGGTCCGGCAACTGCCGCACGACAGCGGCGCGCGACTCTTCGCAATGGGCTTCGTCACGAACCTGGCGAACCCCAAGATCGCGGTGATGTACCTATCGCTGCTGCCGCAGTTCATTTCGCCCGCATACGGCAGTGTGCTCGCGCAATCGCTGGCGCTGGGCTGCGTGCAGATCACGGTGAGCGTCAGCATCAACGCGCTGATTGCCTGCATGGCCGGCTCGATCGCCGGCTTCCTCGCCGGCCGGCCGCTGTGGGCGCGCACGCAACGCTGGCTGATGGGCACCGTGCTGGCCGGCCTCGCCGTGCGTATCGCGGTCGAATCGCGCAACTAG